In a single window of the Acyrthosiphon pisum isolate AL4f chromosome X, pea_aphid_22Mar2018_4r6ur, whole genome shotgun sequence genome:
- the LOC103308431 gene encoding zinc finger MYM-type protein 1-like, translating into MLNVLGEMVRENILFKIKKSGVFSFIIDTTTDVSNIEQLSLVIRFINENEEVEERLVALENVSDARGICMFNVLCNICEKYDIDWENKLCAQSYDGASSMQGQYSGVRAYIQGKNPRAIYVWCFSHILNLVVVDTCDTSKTMRNFFGDLQSLIAFLRARKRTAIFLNQQKICYPDKRVCRMKNFSSTRWTSHGHALTVIFEKYKALTNTLQELSNSTERDTPSMATNLVSTISSFKFVTHLLLMENIFEHTKSIIHIFTITIIGFITMVDNCARKLSELRKDLHLDVLLADVKMFSLENELEEVWFP; encoded by the coding sequence ATGCTCAATGTTCTTGGTGAAATGGTTcgggaaaatattttattcaaaattaaaaaatctggaGTATTTTCATTCATCATAGATACTACAACAGATGTTTCTAATATAGAACAACTTTCATTAGTAATTAggtttataaatgaaaatgaagaaGTAGAAGAAAGATTAGTTGCTTTAGAAAATGTATCAGACGCAAGAGGTATTTGTATGTTTAACgttttgtgtaatatttgtgaaaaatatgatattgattGGGAAAATAAACTGTGTGCACAATCATATGATGGGGCATCTTCCATGCAAGGCCAATACTCTGGTGTTCGTGCATACATTCAAGGAAAAAATCCTAGGGCAATATATGTCTGGTGTTTTtctcatattttaaatcttgTTGTGGTGGACACTTGTGATACAAGTAAGACTATGAGAAATTTTTTCGGAGATTTGCAATCATTGATTGCTTTTTTAAGAGCAAGAAAACGTActgcaatatttttaaaccaacaaaaaatatgttatccAGATAAAAGAGTTTGTAGAATGAAAAATTTTTCTTCTACACGTTGGACATCTCATGGCCATGCTTTGAcagttatatttgaaaaatataaagcaCTCACTAATACATTACAAGAGTTATCAAACTCAACTGAACGTGATACACCTTCAATGGCAACAAATTTAGTGTCTACTATTTCTTCATTCAAGTTTGTTACACATTTGTTATTAATGGAAAATATCTTTGAGCACACAAAATCCATTATCCATATATTTACAATCACCATCATTGGATTCATAACTATGGTTGATAATTGTGCTAGGAAACTGTCAGAGTTAAGAAAGGATCTACATTTAGATGTATTATTGGCTGATGTCAAAATGTTTTCCCTGGAAAATGAACTGGAAGAAGTATGGTTTCCATAA